The nucleotide window GGGGCGTATGAGCACTTTTCTGTAATAGTTTCACCAATTCCCTGATTTCTTCGCGCTTGTCTATCAGCATATTTTCGGCTGCAATTTTCAACATGCGCAAATTTTCGGGTGAGGCATCATCCATAGCAGTATTGTCGGGGTGCAGCGTTGTCTGAAAGCGTATGTATCGGCTGCCTTTTCTGTCTTGAAACAGATAATCTGCCTGATAGTCGGCAAGTTCGCTGCCGCCACCCATCAGAATGTCAATCAAAGGCTTTATCCAACTGACTGCGCCCCAGTTTTTGGCATCGTCGTAGCGGATGGGCTTTTCTAATGTGCCCGTGCCAATGGAAACCAGCAAGATATTTTTAGGTTTGGCTTTCATGGCCTCCACATACGCACAAATAGACGGATTGTTGGCTATTACGCCGCCATCTATCAACGCCAAAAAGTCATTTACCCCTTTGTTTATTTTTGAAGGTTCAAAGTAGGTAGGGGCAGCCGATGTGGAGCGGGCAATTTGCCACAGCAGGTAATCGTCGGCAGCGTTTTCTTTTGCCTTTGTGCTCTTGAAAAAAAACGGGCGGCGGCGTTCTATCTCATAGGCTGATATAATGACATTGGGCGAACAATCTTTCAGGCGACTGTTGCCAAAATATTGTTTCAGTACCGACTCTATACCCTCGGCAGCGTACATCTCCTCAAATAATCCACTGTTGGCAAAGGGCAGCATTGATTTTTTGAAGATTGTTTGCCCGTGCTGCTCATAAAGGGCTGCGAGGTCTTTGGCTGCAAATTTGGGTTTGCCTGCCTTGTCGCGGAGTGCAAGCCCGAGCGCCAAAATGCCGCCTGTAGATGTTCCGGCAATGAGGTCAAACTGTTCGGCTATCGGTTTGCCGATTTGTTGTTCAAGTTCTGTCAGTAATATGGCCGGAATAATGCCCCGTATGCCGCCTCCGTCAATGGACAAAATGCGGAATATTTTAGCGTCGGTACTCATGTGCGAGGTTTGTTTATCGGCTTTCAATTTGCAAAAAATTGCCGCAAAAACCTAAAAATCAATGACATTCGCGCGCCAATGCTGCCCGAATGCGGCTTAGTGCCTCTTGCGTGATGTTCAGGAATGAGGCAATATATCCCAGATTCACTCGGTTGGTGATGTTGGGATAAACAGCGAGCAGTGCTTCGTAGTGTTCTCTTGCGGAAAGAAATTGCAGGCGATGGGTGCGTTCTTCGGCCTGAA belongs to Rhodoflexus caldus and includes:
- a CDS encoding CBASS cGAMP-activated phospholipase translates to MSTDAKIFRILSIDGGGIRGIIPAILLTELEQQIGKPIAEQFDLIAGTSTGGILALGLALRDKAGKPKFAAKDLAALYEQHGQTIFKKSMLPFANSGLFEEMYAAEGIESVLKQYFGNSRLKDCSPNVIISAYEIERRRPFFFKSTKAKENAADDYLLWQIARSTSAAPTYFEPSKINKGVNDFLALIDGGVIANNPSICAYVEAMKAKPKNILLVSIGTGTLEKPIRYDDAKNWGAVSWIKPLIDILMGGGSELADYQADYLFQDRKGSRYIRFQTTLHPDNTAMDDASPENLRMLKIAAENMLIDKREEIRELVKLLQKSAHTPPQRVGN